A window of Aliarcobacter trophiarum LMG 25534 contains these coding sequences:
- a CDS encoding YeiH family protein, with product MKTNNQDTKLLIIGVFAIFIFSIISILISNLTIVSSLAISPLIVGIILGILFANTVKESLFEKYNQAIKFSAKRLLRIGIILYGFRLSFQDIAEVGFGGVFVALFIIFSTFILGYFIGVKILKLDREISILCSSGAAICGAAAVMATSSVVKNESYKSAIAVSFVVIFGSIGMFLLPFLYKIGLIPLDNNQIGVYFGAVLHEVANVVAAGNMVSEEATNSAIIVKMIRVMFLVPFLLLLSYFLIKFPSSQNSKTKSKIIIPWFAVIFIFVVAFNSFKFLNIEILSTINYIDMIFLTMAMFALGLNTNIKKFKEVGLKPFYLTLLLFLYLSIIGYFLVLIFV from the coding sequence ATGAAAACAAATAATCAAGATACAAAATTACTAATAATAGGAGTATTTGCCATATTTATTTTCTCAATAATATCAATTTTGATTTCAAATTTAACTATAGTTTCAAGTTTGGCTATAAGCCCACTAATTGTTGGTATTATTTTAGGAATACTATTTGCAAATACAGTAAAAGAGAGCTTGTTTGAAAAATATAATCAAGCTATAAAGTTTAGTGCAAAAAGACTTTTACGAATAGGTATTATCTTATATGGATTTAGACTTAGTTTTCAAGATATTGCAGAAGTAGGATTTGGTGGAGTTTTTGTGGCTTTATTCATTATTTTTTCTACTTTTATTTTAGGATATTTTATAGGAGTTAAAATTTTAAAACTTGATCGTGAAATATCTATTTTATGTAGTTCAGGAGCGGCTATTTGTGGAGCAGCTGCTGTTATGGCTACATCAAGTGTTGTAAAAAATGAATCGTATAAAAGTGCAATTGCTGTATCATTTGTCGTTATTTTTGGTTCTATTGGTATGTTTTTATTGCCTTTTTTATACAAAATTGGCTTAATACCACTAGATAACAATCAAATTGGGGTCTATTTTGGAGCAGTTTTACACGAAGTTGCAAATGTAGTTGCAGCTGGTAATATGGTAAGTGAAGAAGCTACAAATAGCGCAATAATTGTAAAGATGATTAGAGTTATGTTTTTAGTTCCATTTTTATTGCTTTTATCATATTTCTTAATTAAATTTCCAAGTTCACAAAATAGTAAAACTAAAAGTAAAATTATAATTCCTTGGTTTGCAGTTATATTTATATTTGTTGTTGCTTTTAACTCTTTTAAATTTTTAAATATAGAAATATTATCAACAATAAATTATATAGATATGATATTTTTAACAATGGCAATGTTTGCTTTGGGATTAAATACAAATATTAAAAAGTTCAAAGAAGTTGGCTTAAAGCCTTTTTATTTAACTCTTTTATTATTTTTATATTTATCTATAATAGGATATTTTTTAGTTTTGATTTTTGTTTAA
- a CDS encoding phosphate/phosphite/phosphonate ABC transporter substrate-binding protein, with amino-acid sequence MTKPIIVGSVAYDPKIVTIWDIIRDYFNEKGVRLDYILFSNYEAQIEYLLSGKIDIAWNTNVAWVRTYELSNHKAQALVMRDTDIDFKSVFISKTKSGIKSIQDLKGKKFGLGSADSAQAAILPLKYLQNELGESIKDVEIIRYNSDLGKHGDTGRSEFDVLEDIKNDKLDAGAIGISTWVRILEESLFSDGEIESFYTSEGYCHCNFTALDSLDKSIKKRFVEVLLSQDPNDPIIKKMMQMEGLNRWVLTTKEELKGYDVLTEAMKEQDLIKNNW; translated from the coding sequence ATGACTAAACCAATTATTGTAGGATCTGTTGCTTATGATCCAAAAATAGTAACTATTTGGGATATTATAAGAGATTATTTTAATGAGAAAGGTGTAAGACTTGATTATATACTTTTTTCAAATTATGAAGCACAAATTGAGTATTTATTAAGCGGTAAAATTGATATTGCTTGGAACACAAATGTTGCGTGGGTTAGAACTTATGAACTAAGTAATCATAAGGCACAAGCACTTGTTATGAGAGATACAGATATTGATTTTAAGTCAGTATTTATATCAAAAACAAAAAGTGGTATAAAATCAATTCAAGATTTAAAAGGTAAAAAATTTGGACTTGGAAGTGCTGATTCAGCGCAAGCTGCAATTTTACCTCTAAAATATTTACAAAATGAGCTAGGAGAGAGTATTAAAGATGTTGAAATTATTAGATATAACTCTGATTTAGGTAAACATGGAGATACAGGAAGAAGTGAGTTTGATGTTTTAGAAGATATTAAAAACGATAAACTTGATGCTGGAGCTATTGGTATTAGTACATGGGTTAGAATTCTTGAAGAGAGTCTTTTTTCAGATGGAGAAATAGAGTCTTTTTATACAAGTGAGGGATATTGTCACTGTAATTTTACAGCTCTTGATAGCTTAGATAAGAGTATCAAAAAAAGATTTGTTGAGGTGCTTTTAAGTCAAGATCCAAATGACCCAATCATAAAAAAAATGATGCAAATGGAAGGACTTAATAGATGGGTTCTTACAACAAAAGAGGAGCTTAAAGGTTATGATGTTTTAACAGAAGCTATGAAAGAGCAAGATTTAATCAAAAATAATTGGTAA
- a CDS encoding acyl-CoA dehydrogenase family protein translates to MSELYNEMIEFAKESIAPYTQDVDCEAKFPIESFKFIKDKKITGLLVPKEYGGMGLGFYEHTQTILAFANYCATTALCYMMHNVATNCLVTYGSEELKKEFLPKIANGELMLALAYSESGTGTHFYIPEIKVTKDGQNLNMSGKKSFVTSAQYADYYLIDANSFDSEGLDNWLVSKDLEGITFEHSAWNGLGMRGNASCPMILENVKIDEKFRIGASGSGLEQIMNIVGPFFIIGLAAVYSGVALNACNTIIEYSMNRTYSDNSTLCNIPTVQNHLADIYTKAISAKFLTLSAAKSVVDADLAALANVIAARLNASNMAVDVCTKAMKIGGGTAYAKRLPIERLLRDSLAAQVMAPSSDVLTTWLGKALTNQEIL, encoded by the coding sequence ATGTCAGAATTATATAATGAAATGATAGAGTTTGCGAAAGAGAGTATTGCACCATATACACAAGATGTAGATTGTGAAGCAAAATTCCCAATTGAAAGTTTTAAATTTATAAAAGATAAAAAAATCACAGGTTTACTTGTACCAAAAGAGTATGGTGGAATGGGGCTTGGTTTTTATGAGCATACACAAACTATATTAGCTTTTGCAAACTATTGTGCAACAACAGCTCTATGTTACATGATGCATAATGTTGCTACAAATTGTTTAGTAACTTATGGTAGTGAAGAGTTAAAAAAAGAGTTTTTACCAAAAATTGCCAATGGTGAATTGATGTTGGCTCTTGCATATAGTGAAAGTGGTACGGGAACACATTTTTATATACCAGAGATAAAAGTTACAAAAGATGGACAAAATTTAAATATGAGTGGTAAAAAAAGTTTTGTAACATCTGCACAATATGCTGATTATTATTTAATAGATGCAAACTCATTTGATAGTGAAGGACTAGATAATTGGTTAGTTTCAAAAGATTTAGAAGGAATTACTTTTGAACATAGCGCTTGGAATGGTCTTGGGATGAGAGGAAATGCTTCTTGTCCAATGATTTTAGAGAATGTAAAAATTGATGAAAAATTTAGAATTGGAGCTTCTGGAAGTGGATTAGAACAAATTATGAATATAGTTGGACCATTTTTTATTATTGGATTAGCTGCAGTTTATAGTGGAGTTGCTTTAAATGCTTGTAATACTATTATTGAATACTCAATGAATAGAACATATAGCGATAATTCGACTCTTTGCAATATTCCAACAGTTCAAAATCATTTAGCAGATATTTATACAAAAGCTATAAGTGCAAAATTTTTAACTCTTAGTGCAGCAAAAAGTGTAGTTGATGCTGATCTAGCAGCTTTAGCAAATGTAATTGCTGCTAGATTAAATGCTTCAAATATGGCAGTTGATGTTTGTACAAAAGCTATGAAGATTGGTGGAGGTACTGCTTATGCAAAAAGATTACCAATAGAACGGCTTTTAAGAGATTCATTAGCTGCACAAGTTATGGCACCAAGTAGTGATGTACTTACAACTTGGCTTGGAAAAGCTTTAACAAATCAAGAAATATTATAA
- a CDS encoding ferritin-like domain-containing protein yields the protein MHLNHSISIFTGNLPPSKALFLRLENAFLLCNTYEIIEVISQKENIETELRGWAKLRGHIYLGRERLKQQYSYKIQKIKKDSFLQKASWGKKMQGIDIGNPKLKDLNLSDEILSIAPQNNGLLTRGIVVEENSPIYDFELSHKEQVWSNPVSILYEEGKSLQWNATTDIAWNEIPDLNPVLERAICQIMTYLVENEFSALYIPAKFISKINPYYMEVPLFLSSLMNDEARHIEVFTKRANANGGGFQYSSGVTQRSLFSLFKEDDYIKSSFLLHVMGEGTFVDLLSFLEKYMPDEATKKIIRLAKRDEMRHVAYGIEHVKSAIEQNPNRINALKNTAFKRKEFMDEINGESSILLEALAILAAGSDEPNAYKRGFDLLEELKEKMNENRVKRLVNIGIDEDLANDISKAHTPNFM from the coding sequence ATTCATTTGAACCACTCTATCTCTATATTTACAGGTAATTTACCACCGTCAAAAGCACTGTTTTTAAGACTTGAAAATGCTTTTTTGCTCTGCAATACTTATGAAATAATTGAAGTTATTTCACAAAAAGAAAATATTGAAACTGAACTTCGTGGCTGGGCAAAATTAAGGGGGCATATCTATTTAGGAAGGGAAAGACTAAAACAACAATACTCGTATAAAATACAAAAGATAAAAAAAGATAGCTTTTTACAAAAAGCCTCTTGGGGCAAAAAAATGCAAGGCATAGACATAGGAAATCCAAAATTAAAAGATTTGAATTTAAGTGATGAAATATTATCTATTGCACCACAAAATAATGGACTTCTCACAAGAGGAATTGTAGTTGAAGAAAATAGCCCTATATATGACTTTGAACTATCACATAAAGAGCAAGTTTGGTCAAATCCAGTATCTATTCTTTATGAAGAGGGGAAAAGTCTTCAATGGAATGCAACAACTGATATAGCTTGGAATGAGATTCCTGATTTAAATCCTGTTTTAGAAAGAGCCATTTGTCAAATAATGACATATTTAGTTGAAAATGAGTTTTCAGCTTTGTATATTCCAGCAAAATTTATAAGTAAAATAAATCCATATTATATGGAGGTTCCTCTATTTTTATCCTCTTTAATGAATGATGAAGCAAGACATATAGAAGTGTTTACAAAAAGAGCAAATGCAAATGGAGGTGGTTTTCAATATTCAAGTGGAGTTACTCAAAGATCGCTTTTTTCACTATTTAAAGAGGATGATTATATTAAAAGTTCTTTTTTGCTTCATGTTATGGGAGAGGGAACTTTTGTTGATTTATTAAGCTTTTTAGAAAAATATATGCCTGATGAAGCAACAAAAAAGATTATAAGACTTGCAAAAAGAGATGAAATGCGACATGTTGCTTATGGAATAGAGCATGTAAAATCAGCAATTGAACAAAATCCAAATAGAATAAATGCTTTAAAAAATACTGCATTTAAAAGAAAAGAGTTTATGGATGAGATAAATGGAGAATCATCTATATTACTTGAAGCTTTGGCTATTTTAGCAGCAGGTAGTGATGAACCAAATGCTTATAAAAGAGGTTTTGATTTATTAGAAGAGTTAAAAGAGAAAATGAATGAAAATAGAGTAAAGAGGTTGGTAAATATAGGTATAGATGAAGATTTGGCAAATGATATTTCAAAAGCTCACACCCCAAATTTTATGTAA
- a CDS encoding IS3 family transposase (programmed frameshift), whose product MARREYSEEFRRDAVKQVIENGYGVVETAERLGVHYDSLRNWIKKYKSPEAEVEIKKTQDTTAEIKRLQKELKRVTEERDILKKGRSVLCKQPKLKYAFIKEYQIQYTIRRMCTVLKVHPSGYYKWLKQPISNLEIENQQILQEIKKAYRESNGIYGYRNIHKDLKASNIHVNKKRVARLMKEAKLCGIGNYKRKPKHKAGSIHKAHPNHLKQCFLTYKPNESWVSDITYIRTYEGWLYLATVIDLYSRKIIGWATGHRQSTSLIIKALKKTTHRIKNHKVILHSDQGSQYSSYEYQTFLKHHNIIPSMSRRGNCYDNAVAESFFKTLKKELVRKTIFHTRAEARDKIFEYIEMFYNAKRRHSFLDFISPNEFEKRYNDSVTQPKVLTD is encoded by the exons ATGGCAAGAAGAGAATATAGTGAAGAGTTTAGAAGAGATGCTGTAAAACAAGTTATAGAAAATGGATATGGGGTTGTTGAAACAGCTGAGAGGTTAGGTGTCCATTATGATTCTTTGAGAAACTGGATAAAAAAATACAAATCACCAGAAGCTGAAGTAGAAATAAAAAAAACTCAAGATACAACAGCTGAAATAAAAAGATTGCAAAAAGAATTAAAGAGAGTTACAGAAGAGAGGGATATTTTAAAAAAGG GCCGCAGCGTACTTTGCAAACAACCCAAATTAAAGTACGCATTTATAAAGGAGTATCAAATACAGTACACAATCAGAAGAATGTGTACTGTATTGAAAGTTCATCCTAGTGGGTATTATAAATGGTTAAAACAACCTATTTCAAATTTAGAGATTGAAAATCAACAAATTTTACAAGAGATAAAAAAAGCATATAGAGAGTCAAATGGGATATATGGATATAGAAATATTCATAAAGATTTAAAGGCTTCAAATATACATGTAAATAAGAAAAGAGTTGCAAGATTAATGAAAGAAGCAAAACTTTGTGGAATAGGAAATTATAAAAGAAAACCAAAGCATAAGGCTGGTTCAATTCATAAAGCACATCCAAATCATTTAAAACAATGTTTTTTAACATATAAACCAAATGAATCTTGGGTTAGTGATATCACATATATCAGAACTTATGAAGGATGGTTATATTTAGCTACAGTTATAGATCTTTATTCAAGAAAAATAATTGGTTGGGCAACAGGACATAGACAATCAACATCTTTAATTATTAAAGCTTTGAAAAAAACAACTCACAGAATTAAAAATCATAAAGTAATTCTTCATTCAGATCAAGGTAGCCAATATAGTTCTTATGAATACCAAACATTTTTAAAGCATCATAATATTATCCCAAGTATGAGCCGTAGAGGTAATTGTTATGATAATGCAGTAGCAGAGAGTTTTTTTAAGACATTAAAAAAAGAATTAGTTAGAAAAACTATATTTCATACAAGAGCAGAAGCTAGAGATAAAATATTTGAATATATAGAAATGTTTTATAACGCAAAAAGACGACATAGTTTTTTAGATTTTATAAGTCCAAATGAATTTGAGAAAAGATACAATGATAGTGTTACTCAACCAAAGGTGTTAACTGATTAA
- a CDS encoding GGDEF domain-containing protein encodes MFFISFCKRTFQKVGIGFVLISIVSFHIIIISLNTFFIKYAMNQIENDARLINTTGKIRSGVQRVVKLEFAQKDYKSDIKRVDEIFQKILDKSNYNLDSLTMQNYLEMITLLSSNWEELKEALKIYSDDHSNKNQELVLLKSEEFWFLSENLMNTLSTIATQKTYIFKFSFIIFAFEFFLILFVIFIINKFIRKKLEILSRVDPLTNAYNRNVYNEYMENELEAFLRYKNSVAFIIFDIDFFKNINDTLGHKAGDTVLKDLVNLIAVNIRKTDKLFRIGGEEFVILVKNLDKSNLENLTDKLRKKVQEYDFGLDKNITISLGATFFKDNDTKESIFKRADEALYCSKKDGRNKVTIY; translated from the coding sequence ATGTTTTTTATTAGTTTTTGTAAAAGAACTTTCCAAAAAGTTGGTATTGGATTTGTTCTTATCTCTATTGTATCTTTTCATATTATCATAATCTCTTTAAATACCTTTTTTATAAAATATGCTATGAATCAAATAGAAAATGATGCCAGACTTATTAATACAACTGGAAAGATAAGAAGTGGAGTTCAAAGAGTTGTAAAGCTTGAATTCGCACAAAAAGATTATAAAAGTGATATAAAAAGAGTTGATGAAATTTTTCAAAAAATTTTAGATAAATCTAATTATAATCTAGACTCTTTAACAATGCAAAACTATTTAGAAATGATTACTCTTTTATCTAGTAATTGGGAGGAGTTAAAAGAGGCTCTAAAAATTTATTCAGATGATCATTCAAATAAAAACCAAGAGCTTGTTTTATTGAAAAGTGAAGAGTTTTGGTTTTTAAGTGAAAATTTAATGAATACTCTTTCAACTATAGCTACACAAAAAACTTATATATTTAAATTTAGCTTTATAATATTTGCTTTTGAGTTTTTTTTAATACTTTTTGTAATTTTTATAATAAATAAGTTTATAAGAAAAAAATTGGAGATTTTAAGTAGAGTTGACCCACTTACAAATGCTTATAATAGAAATGTTTATAATGAGTATATGGAGAATGAATTAGAGGCCTTTTTAAGATATAAAAATAGTGTAGCTTTTATTATTTTTGATATAGATTTTTTTAAAAACATAAATGATACTCTTGGACATAAAGCTGGAGATACAGTTCTAAAAGATTTAGTAAATCTTATAGCAGTGAATATAAGGAAAACAGATAAACTTTTTAGAATTGGAGGAGAAGAGTTTGTGATTTTGGTAAAGAATTTAGATAAAAGTAATTTAGAAAATTTAACAGATAAATTAAGAAAAAAAGTACAAGAGTATGATTTTGGCTTGGATAAAAATATAACTATTAGTTTAGGTGCTACATTCTTTAAAGATAATGATACAAAAGAGAGTATATTTAAAAGAGCAGATGAAGCTTTGTACTGTTCAAAAAAAGATGGTCGAAATAAGGTAACGATTTATTAG
- a CDS encoding (Fe-S)-binding protein — protein MKKFDYTAISDDCVKCGKCKPVCTIFNINQDEATSPRGFIDLLGAYKRDELELDENAKNIFESCFLCTNCVEVCPNDLPTDMIIEQVRADIAKKYGIAWYKRLFFFLLRHRKIMDFMSKLGYMFQTCGIKIDEEKQSATPRFSLPIIKKDRALPFADSKSFLNKYPENIRVKEQSNKKGRVAIFIGCMSNYTYTNTGDSLVKILKKLDLDIFIPKKQLCCSAPAYFTGAFDTVDYLTKKNITYFEEWIDEVDAVIIPEATCSAMINKDWEHYLHDQPDWKERAINLSKKIFLATKWLENNTELKNLLAKSGKKFDQMVTYHDPCHAKKMQGVWKEPRELLKQNYVLKEMSDSNRCCGFGGVTMQTEKFSFAKAAGAPKAAMIRDTKAQIVSAECSACRMQITDSLWRADVDVVFKNPIELIAEALED, from the coding sequence ATGAAGAAATTTGATTATACAGCAATTAGTGATGATTGTGTAAAGTGTGGAAAATGTAAACCTGTTTGTACAATATTTAATATAAATCAAGATGAAGCAACAAGTCCTAGAGGTTTTATTGACCTCTTAGGAGCATATAAAAGAGATGAACTAGAACTTGATGAAAATGCAAAAAACATATTTGAATCATGTTTTTTATGTACAAACTGTGTTGAAGTTTGTCCAAATGACTTACCAACAGATATGATAATAGAGCAAGTACGTGCCGATATTGCAAAAAAATATGGAATAGCTTGGTATAAAAGACTATTTTTCTTCCTTTTAAGACATAGAAAAATTATGGATTTTATGTCAAAACTAGGTTATATGTTCCAAACTTGCGGTATTAAAATTGATGAAGAGAAGCAAAGTGCAACTCCTAGATTTTCTCTACCTATTATAAAAAAAGATAGAGCTTTACCATTTGCAGATAGTAAGAGCTTTTTAAATAAATATCCAGAAAATATTAGAGTAAAAGAGCAGAGTAATAAAAAGGGAAGAGTTGCAATTTTTATTGGATGTATGAGTAACTATACTTATACAAATACAGGGGATAGTCTAGTAAAAATCCTAAAAAAACTAGATTTAGATATTTTTATTCCAAAAAAACAACTCTGTTGTTCTGCACCTGCATATTTTACAGGTGCTTTTGATACTGTTGATTATTTAACTAAAAAAAATATTACATATTTTGAAGAGTGGATAGATGAAGTTGATGCAGTAATTATTCCAGAAGCTACTTGTAGTGCTATGATAAATAAAGATTGGGAACATTACTTACATGATCAACCAGACTGGAAAGAAAGAGCAATCAATCTATCAAAAAAGATATTCTTAGCTACAAAATGGCTAGAAAATAACACTGAACTAAAAAATTTATTAGCAAAAAGTGGTAAAAAATTTGATCAAATGGTAACTTATCACGACCCATGTCATGCTAAAAAAATGCAAGGTGTTTGGAAAGAGCCAAGAGAGCTTTTAAAACAAAACTATGTTTTGAAAGAGATGAGTGATTCAAATAGATGTTGTGGTTTTGGTGGAGTTACTATGCAAACAGAGAAATTTAGTTTTGCAAAAGCTGCTGGTGCTCCAAAAGCAGCAATGATTAGAGATACAAAGGCTCAAATAGTAAGTGCTGAGTGTAGTGCCTGTAGAATGCAAATAACTGATAGTTTATGGAGAGCTGATGTTGATGTAGTGTTTAAAAATCCTATTGAGTTAATAGCTGAAGCTTTGGAAGATTAA
- the lgt gene encoding prolipoprotein diacylglyceryl transferase: MEFWQNIYSHFNPVAFSIGEIQVHWYGIMYAMALLSAIFIAKWFIKYDNINIKDDIFDSYIWWAEIGVILGARFGYILFYDPNSFYYLTNPWQIFNPYVNGTYVGISGMSYHGAFIGFIVASLLFCKRKNINFWFITDIAVLGVSAAYIFGRVGNFFNQELVGRVTDVPWAIYVNGVLRHPSQLYEAFLEGVVVFLILLYFRNRKKFDGQLALMYGIFYTIARIIAETYRQPDAQIGFLVGNWLTMGMLQSFAILFVCISLYVYKTKEMLK; encoded by the coding sequence ATGGAATTTTGGCAAAACATCTACTCTCATTTTAATCCTGTGGCTTTCTCTATAGGTGAGATACAAGTCCACTGGTATGGAATTATGTATGCAATGGCTCTTTTAAGTGCTATTTTTATTGCAAAATGGTTTATAAAATACGACAATATAAATATTAAAGATGATATTTTTGATTCATATATTTGGTGGGCTGAAATTGGTGTAATTTTAGGAGCTAGATTTGGATATATTTTATTTTATGACCCAAATAGTTTTTACTATCTTACAAATCCTTGGCAAATCTTTAATCCTTATGTAAATGGAACTTATGTTGGAATATCAGGGATGAGTTATCATGGAGCATTTATAGGATTTATAGTTGCTAGTTTACTATTTTGTAAAAGAAAAAATATTAATTTTTGGTTTATAACAGATATTGCAGTTTTAGGAGTAAGTGCAGCATATATTTTTGGAAGAGTTGGAAACTTTTTCAATCAAGAGTTAGTTGGTCGTGTTACAGATGTTCCTTGGGCTATTTATGTAAATGGTGTTTTAAGACACCCTTCTCAACTATATGAGGCATTTTTAGAAGGTGTTGTAGTATTCTTAATACTTTTATACTTTAGAAATAGAAAAAAATTTGATGGGCAGCTAGCTTTAATGTATGGTATTTTTTATACAATAGCAAGAATTATTGCAGAAACTTACAGACAACCTGATGCTCAAATTGGATTTTTAGTTGGAAATTGGCTAACAATGGGGATGTTACAATCATTTGCTATACTATTTGTTTGTATATCTTTATATGTTTATAAAACAAAAGAGATGTTAAAATAA
- a CDS encoding response regulator transcription factor, with protein MKSIRKISNTKIIIVSDDEIFNEQELKEFYSDFKEVKIISTRDTINYKSISFNDVVVVDMDIAKESFTKIAAKANSLLALTPKIVVSSISDEEYISKAVNIQAYTFLLKPFNPMNLKLAIIMCINQTKRTDKVELGNGVYFDEYRDQFFKKGGVMIDFTRLEKGFLKLLIEKRDEITSYDTIKDVVWKGKEMSIYTMRNIVNKIRQKTYYEIVRNHSSRGYTIDLLKK; from the coding sequence ATGAAGAGTATAAGAAAAATCAGTAATACAAAAATCATCATCGTAAGTGATGATGAAATTTTTAATGAACAAGAGCTTAAAGAGTTCTATTCTGATTTTAAAGAGGTAAAAATCATTTCAACTAGAGATACTATTAATTATAAAAGTATATCTTTTAATGATGTGGTTGTTGTTGATATGGATATAGCAAAAGAGAGTTTTACTAAAATAGCTGCAAAAGCAAATAGCTTATTAGCATTAACTCCAAAAATTGTTGTTTCATCAATAAGTGATGAAGAATATATCTCTAAAGCTGTAAATATACAAGCATACACATTTTTATTAAAACCTTTTAACCCAATGAATTTAAAATTAGCAATTATTATGTGTATAAATCAAACAAAAAGAACTGATAAAGTAGAGCTTGGTAATGGTGTATATTTTGATGAGTATAGAGACCAGTTTTTCAAAAAAGGTGGAGTTATGATAGACTTTACTAGACTTGAAAAAGGATTTTTAAAACTTTTAATAGAAAAAAGAGATGAAATAACTAGTTATGATACTATAAAAGATGTAGTATGGAAAGGTAAAGAGATGTCTATTTATACTATGAGAAATATTGTAAATAAGATAAGACAAAAAACATATTATGAAATAGTAAGAAATCACTCTAGTAGAGGATATACTATAGATCTTTTAAAAAAATAA
- a CDS encoding DUF234 domain-containing protein yields the protein MIILEKSPKELFRHFCKINNIENMQIAVKYFSVFGGLDIEIDTSKPILELIEKHILNNYNYLRSEVNSLTGGYHVEHAILSGIALGDRKTTNAFKRAHVSFEEGSKCVDNLYEKEIIDIDSSEHFLLGKRGDSKIAQKLLFTNPFLRFWFAFVSPIYKGIKDGNYEEFKTKFQGREADFSDFIFEELALTFIKNSFLEDPIKQHGQYWDEKIQIPIVAKTVSGKIVVGFCKYSDNKIKKSELNRFLEDLKNADISADIIVIFSKSGYSNELKQLKSNSLMLFTIRNFNSII from the coding sequence ATGATAATATTAGAAAAATCTCCAAAAGAGCTATTTAGACATTTTTGTAAAATAAACAATATAGAAAATATGCAAATTGCAGTTAAATACTTCTCTGTATTTGGTGGGCTTGATATAGAAATTGACACATCAAAACCTATTTTAGAACTAATTGAAAAACATATCTTAAATAACTATAACTATCTTAGAAGTGAAGTAAATAGCCTAACTGGTGGATACCATGTAGAACATGCAATTCTTTCAGGAATTGCTCTAGGAGATAGGAAAACAACAAATGCATTCAAAAGAGCTCATGTTAGTTTTGAAGAGGGAAGTAAATGTGTAGATAACCTTTATGAAAAAGAGATTATAGATATTGACTCTTCTGAACATTTTTTATTAGGGAAAAGAGGTGATTCTAAAATTGCACAAAAACTACTCTTTACTAACCCTTTTCTTAGATTTTGGTTTGCATTTGTATCTCCAATTTATAAAGGGATTAAAGATGGAAACTATGAAGAGTTTAAAACAAAGTTTCAAGGAAGAGAGGCAGATTTTAGCGATTTTATATTTGAAGAGTTAGCTTTAACTTTTATAAAAAATAGTTTTTTAGAAGACCCTATAAAACAACATGGGCAATATTGGGATGAAAAGATACAAATTCCAATAGTAGCAAAAACAGTTTCAGGAAAAATAGTAGTTGGATTTTGTAAATATAGTGATAATAAAATTAAAAAAAGTGAGTTAAACAGATTTTTAGAAGATTTAAAAAATGCCGATATAAGTGCAGATATTATTGTTATATTCTCAAAGAGTGGTTATTCAAATGAGCTTAAACAACTAAAAAGCAACTCTTTAATGCTTTTTACTATAAGAAATTTCAACTCTATAATTTAA